One part of the Lotus japonicus ecotype B-129 chromosome 2, LjGifu_v1.2 genome encodes these proteins:
- the LOC130741361 gene encoding protein CDC73 homolog: protein MDPLSALREFTMRGELDKIVKLNGEFRFGEEYSFPCSVETAYRSTKGNRYTLETLVHYVKNHHLKHTEYFQNTFALGIPSVTLPDRKPILHYLQGTLASTDSIEYRPEDPSFAPTPIIPSIPISLDQPPNKPDDTEIDFMALIRAAEKPLKDRESLLECKNRDFYSVLVAATKREEERQRIESHQRKDGLVAKSRLMGGDDRGGGFGDDLGYDPNPKPKMHLKGSKIGEGVPIILVPSAFQTLITIYNVKEFLEDGIYIPTDVKVKQMKGTRPDCVTVQKKLSRDRVVAAYEVRDKPSTLKPEDWDRVVAVFVLGKEWQFKEWPFKDHVEIFNKIIGFFIRFEDDSMESVKTVKQWNVKIISISKNKRHQDRAAALDVWDRLEEFVRSRSHS from the exons ATGGATCCACTGTCAGCTCTGAGAGAGTTCACGATGAGAGGGGAGCTCGACAAGATTGTCAAACTCAACGGCGAGTTCCGCTTCGGCGAGGAGTATTCCTTCCCTTGCTCCGTCGAGACGGCGTACCGCTCAACCAAAGGTAACCGCTACACCCTCGAAACCCTAGTCCACTATGTGAAGAACCACCACCTCAAACACACTGAGTATTTCCAGAACACCTTCGCACTCGGCATCCCCTCCGTCACACTCCCTGATCGGAAACCCATCCTCCACTACCTCCAAGGCACCCTCGCTTCCACCGATTCCATCGAGTACCGCCCTGAAGACCCTTCCTTCGCCCCCACTCCCATCATCCCCTCCATCCCCATCTCCCTTGACCAGCCCCCAAACAAACCCGACGACACCGAAATTGATTTCATGGCGTTGATTAGGGCCGCTGAGAAGCCGCTCAAGGATCGGGAGTCTCTTCTCGAGTGTAAGAATCGCGACTTCTACAGCGTCCTCGTCGCCGCCACCAAGCGCGAGGAGGAGCGCCAGAGGATTGAGTCGCACCAGAGGAAGGATGGCCTCGTCGCCAAGAGTCGGTTAATGGGTGGCGACGATAGGGGTGGAGGGTTTGGGGATGATTTGGGGTATgacccaaaccctaaacctaagATGCATTTGAAGGGTTCTAAGATTGGGGAAGGGGTTCCGATTATCTTGGTCCCAAGTGCGTTTCAGACGCTGATTACTATCTACAATGTGAAGGAGTTTTTGGAGGATGGGATTTATATTCCCACTGATGTTAAGGTTAAGCAGATGAAAGGTACCAGGCCTGACTGTGTCACTGTGCAGAAGAAGCTTAGCAGAGACAGGGTTGTTGCTGCTTATGAAGTGAGGGATAAGCCTTCTACTCTTAAACCAGAAGACTGGGATCGTGTGGTTGCTGTGTTCGTCTTGGGGAAGGAGTGGCAGTTTAAGGAATGGCCTTTCAAGGATCATGTTGAGATTTTTAATAAAA TTATTGGATTTTTCATACGTTTTGAAGACGATAGTATGGAGTCAGTTAAGACTGTGAAGCAGTGGAATGTAAAGATTATCTCG ATTAGCAAAAACAAGCGACACCAGGACAGGGCCGCAGCATTGGACGTGTGGGATAGGCTAGAAGAATTTGTACGGTCACGATCACATTCTTGA
- the LOC130735948 gene encoding non-specific lipid transfer protein GPI-anchored 25-like yields MATALLLLLLTAIAVDAAATPLPSSGRCAVELRTSFSPCLPYVSSPPNNLTGTASTACCDAFSAATAVDSLCFCHLLRDPVILGFPLNTTRLLSLSSVCPTAPRFLCSESPALPHLTIAEKYAKSIHSVTALGGGGGRGGGGGSRGGGARVLPFFPGGGGGGGNRKSGSSSSMAGGGFKSLLVPLTLAIFVTLNTA; encoded by the exons ATGGCCACcgccctcctcctcctcctcctgaCCGCCATCGCAGTCGACGCGGCGGCGACGCCTCTTCCTTCAAGCGGCCGCTGTGCCGTCGAGCTAAGGACATCGTTCTCCCCGTGCCTGCCTTACGTGTCGTCTCCCCCCAACAACCTCACGGGAACCGCTTCCACCGCGTGCTGCGACGCCTTCTCCGCCGCCACCGCCGTGGACTCCCTCTGCTTCTGCCACCTTCTCCGTGATCCTGTCATCCTCGGTTTCCCTCTCAACACGACGAGACTCCTCTCACTCTCTTCCGTTTGCCCAACCGCCCCCAGATTTCTCTGCTCAG AATCACCGGCTCTGCCTCATCTCACCATCgcagaaaaatatgcaaaatcAATTCATTCTGTAACCGCTTTGG GCGGTGGAGGAGGCCGTGGTGGAGGAGGTGGTTCCCGTGGAGGTGGAGCCAGAGTATTACCTTTCTTTcctggaggaggaggagggggtGGTAACAGAAAAAGTGGTTCAAGTTCAAGCATGGCCGGTGGTGGATTCAAGAGTTTGTTAGTGCCTCTAACGCTTGCCATCTTTGTCACACTCAACACGGCGTAG
- the LOC130741363 gene encoding non-specific lipid transfer protein GPI-anchored 5-like, producing MAHRKMNMGLILVVMAMLCAGAAAQSSCTNVLVSLSPCLNYITGNSSTPSSGCCSQLATVVRSQPQCLCQVLGGGASSLGININQTQALALPGACKVQTPPTSQCNTAATPANSPEEPAAESPNSGPSGTGSKSTPTTGDGSSSGNSIKLSIPLLLVLAATYASTFRTY from the exons ATGGCACACAGAAAAATGAATATGGGTTTGATTTTGGTCGTAATGGCCATGCTGtgtgcaggagctgcagcacaATCGAGTTGTACAAATGTGCTAGTGAGCCTGTCGCCATGCCTAAACTATATTACAGGAAATTCCTCAACCCCCTCTTCAGGATGCTGCTCACAGCTTGCCACTGTGGTGCGTTCACAACCACAATGCCTGTGTCAGGTTCTCGGCGGGGGTGCATCATCATTGGGGATCAATATCAACCAAACTCAAGCCCTAGCCTTGCCTGGTGCTTGCAAGGTCCAGACCCCACCAACCAGTCAGTGTAATACAG CTGCTACACCAGCAAACTCCCCAGAAGAACCAGCAGCAGAGTCTCCAAATTCAGGTCCATCAG GAACCGGATCAAAAAGCACACCCACAACAGGTGATGGATCATCCAGTGGGAATTCCATCAAGTTATCCATTCCTCTGTTACTTGTTTTGGCAGCAACGTATGCTTCAACTTTCAGAACATACTGA
- the LOC130741362 gene encoding non-specific lipid transfer protein GPI-anchored 20-like, which yields MERFVPLALVLAMAIFMAAPGYAQINTPCNVSAISTSFTPCMSFLTNSSGNGTSPTAECCDSIKSLTSGGRDCLCLVVTGNVPFSIPINRTLAISLPRACKLPGVPLQCKTSGSPLPAPGPASLGPSSSPESTPSATSPSPQGSSSALPSPVTPSLAPSDSTPPLLTPSSSTTGSGRSNLTPSSAVPSYSLFPSFVFIVFGFAVFKHY from the exons ATGGAGCGTTTTGTGCCTCTAGCTTTGGTATTAGCCATGGCTATATTCATGGCTGCACCGGGCTACGCCCAGATCAACACACCATGTAACGTATCAGCGATAAGCACTTCCTTCACCCCTTGCATGAGTTTCCTCACAAATAGCAGTGGCAATGGAACCTCACCTACTGCAGAGTGCTGCGACTCCATCAAATCCCTCACAAGTGGGGGCAGGGACTGCTTATGTCTCGTTGTCACCGGCAACGTTCCCTTCAGCATACCGATCAACCGTACATTGGCCATCTCTCTTCCTCGTGCTTGCAAATTGCCTGGTGTTCCACTTCAATGCAAAA CTTCTGGTTCACCTCTTCCTGCTCCAG GACCAGCATCTCTTGGACCATCTTCTTCCCCTGAATCTACCCCATCTGCTACATCTCCTAGTCCTCAAG GTTCTTCTTCTGCACTTCCCTCACCAGTTACACCTTCTCTGGCTCCATCTGACTCAACCCCTCCTCTATTGActccatcatcttcaaccaCGGGAAGTGGCCGCTCTAATCTGACCCCATCATCTGCTGTGCCATCTTACAGTCTCTTCCCTTCATTTGTATTCATTGTATTTGGATTTGCTGTTTTTAAACACTACTAG
- the LOC130735946 gene encoding uncharacterized protein At2g34160-like — protein MEVTAVTAAETRIAKINGGDENAKKKIVRIQVSKNKKPLFVYLTLAKKYIKKDIDVELCALGQAIPTVIIISEMLKSNGRAIEKNVMISTVEVDDNKEREGRVFTKPKLAILMGKARDVDQSATVAAAAACEEGAVSKA, from the exons ATGGAAGTGACGGCGGTGACTGCTGCTGAGACCAGAATCGCCAAGATCAATGGCGGCGACGAGAACGCGAAGAAGAAGATCGTTCGCATTCAGGTTTCCAAGAACAAGAAGCCCTTGTTCGTCTACCTTACCCTCGCCAAG AAGTACATCAAGAAGGACATTGATGTTGAGCTCTGCGCATTGGGACAGG CTATTCCAACTGTGATAATCATCTCTGAGATGTTGAAAAGCAATGGGCGGGCAATTGAGAAGA ATGTTATGATATCCACTGTTGAAGTTGATGATAACAAAGAGAGGGAAGGTCGTGTGTTTACAAAGCCTAAG CTTGCTATTCTGATGGGAAAGGCTAGGGATGTGGATCAGAGTGCTACTGTTGCTGCAGCTGCAGCATGTGAGGAAGGTGCTGTCAGTAAGGCTTGA